In Canis lupus familiaris isolate Mischka breed German Shepherd chromosome 5, alternate assembly UU_Cfam_GSD_1.0, whole genome shotgun sequence, a genomic segment contains:
- the SLC7A6OS gene encoding probable RNA polymerase II nuclear localization protein SLC7A6OS has protein sequence MEAGRTAVLRVKRKRSAEPAEALVLSCKRLRSSAVESTAQKTVPEDLERGPENNVFQLVATVRSQEEPVQALVRAALRPSRGSQQRIRRDLRASARENRQEGRYRVISSRRSSGIPSGGLESEDPPGNPEAAEDASFQLFDLVHEEEDDPEAVATGGSSKTSDPDVILCNSIELIRERLTVSEDGPRIGHQEEQKDDYVYDIYYLEMATPGWIENILSVQPYSQEWDLVNDDQQPEDIYEDDDDENSENNWRNEYPEEENTDEDEESRGSDDYDSFSEEERGNSRPQMWSKYPLDVQKEFGYDSPHDLDSD, from the exons ATGGAGGCCGGCAGGACCGCGGTTCTTCGCGTGAAGCGGAAGCGCAGCGCAGAGCCGGCCGAAGCCCTTGTCCTCTCCTGCAAACGCCTTCGGAGCAGCGCAGTCGAGTCGACGGCCCAAAAGACAGTCCCCGAGGATCTTGAGAGAGGGCCGGAGAATAATGTCTTCCAATTGGTGGCCACCGTGCGCTCCCAG GAGGAGCCGGTCCAGGCGCTCGTTCGAGCCGCCCTGCGCCCTTCCCGGGGCAGCCAGCAGCGTATCCGCCGCGACCTCCGCGCTTCGGCTCGGGAGAACCGGCAGGAGGGTCGCTACCGGGTGATTTCTAGCCGCAGATCCTCAGGGATTCCCTCAGGTGGCCTGGAGTCCGAAGACCCACCGGGAAACCCAGAAGCCGCCGAGGACGCGAGCTTTCAGCTGTTCGACCTGGTCCACGAGGAAGAAGACGACCCAGAAGCTGTCGCCACCGGAGGCTCCTCCAAA ACATCTGACCCAGATGTGATCCTCTGCAATTCCATAGAGTTGATCCGTGAGCGGTTGACTGTATCTGAGGATGGACCAAGAATCGGGCATCAGGAGGAACAGAAGGATGACTATGTGTATGACATTTACTATTTGGAGATGGCTACTCCAGGATGGATTGAGAACATCCTCTCTGTGCAGCCTTATAGCCAGGAGTGGGACCTG GTGAATGATGACCAGCAGCCAGAAGATATttatgaagatgatgatgatgagaacAGTGAGAATAACTGGCGTAATGAGTACCCAGAGGAGGAGAACACTGATGAAGATGAAGAGTCCAGAG GCTCTGATGACTATGACAGCTTCAGTGAAGAGGAAAGAGGCAACAGCAGACCACAAATGTGGAGCAAATACCCTTTGGATGTGCAGAAGGAGTTTGGCTATGACAGCCCCCATGACCTGGATTCAGACTGA